The Blastocatellia bacterium genomic interval GGTAAAATAAACAGCAGAAGGAGTAAGGTAGTCAAGAGATTGATGAGGACGCTGAAAGTTATAGAAGAAAAGTAACGAGAAATACCACTAACAGCTTGAGCAACAGTTTGGTAATCAAAAGATAAGCTTCCTCATATTTAAGACTACATGAAACCTTTCAATAAAAATGTTGTCAAAAACCCTGCCCCGACCATCTTGGCTAATAGAAGCCAATATTTTCAATAAGTACGCTAGTAAATTCTTTAGAGGTAAATTGCGAGCCTTGATCGCTATTGAATATTTCTGGCTTTGCGATTCGTAATGCTCTTTCTAGCGTTGATATGCGAAATAGGTAATCCGCGTGTTTGATACCTCGGAAAGCCAATACATATCTGCTGTACCAATCCATTATTGCTACTAAATATATAAACCCTTTTTGTATTCTTATGTATATTATATCTGTTGACCATACTTGATTTTTCTTTCTATCTTTACTCCTCTTAGCAAAATGGATATTTGTTGCTTTCCTTCCTGTAACGCTCAATTTTGGCTTTGGATATAATGCTTCCAATCCCATTAATCTCATTAACCTTCTTACTCTTTCTGTTTATCTTATATCTCTGTTTTCAACTCAACTGCTTATTCTTCTTACTCCATAAGATGGTTGCTTAGTATATATTTCATCTATTTTTCTTCATTATTGCTAAATTTTCTGTTTTTTTCTGTTACTGCTTTATAATAAAATGCTCCTCTGCCTATTCCTACTAGCTCACACTGTCTTTTTATATTTATTTTCAGGTGGTCTGTCTCTATAAGGCTGCGTTTTTCTTCAACTGATAAGTCCAGCTTTTTTTTTCACCCAGTCTAACTCGACTTGTAATTTACCTATTTGTTCATATAACTTGCTCTTGAGTTCTTCATCGCTCTGGACTTTGCCTTGTCTTTTGTCTGAAAACATTTCTGGCAATTGTTCCAATGCCTGTTTTTCCAATTCATTATTTGGGTCGGATGTACTTTATAATCGCTTGCTATCTCATTTATTGTTCTTTGTCCTTTTATTGCTTCCAATGCTACTTTCGCCTTCCATTCGCCCACTATAGCTTTTCGGTCATTTTTCATTTTTTCCTCCTTTAACTTTTTCTTTCCTCCTATCTTATTATGGTGCCTAATTTTTGGGGAGCATTATATACTTATTTTAAGTTAAAATAGCAAAATATCAGTCTGCTAGATAGTAGGAGTTTAATTTGTGGATATAAAACTAAAAAAAGAAGGGCTAGCGTTTAGGTGTGAAATCTGTCACCAATCAGATCTTTTTGATGCTTTTAATAACTTTTGCCAACGTTGCACCAACTTAGCAAAACAAGCTGATGAACTAGCTAAAACACCTAAAGATTTAAGTTTGCAATATCGTTGTCAAAGTGGTTTACAACAATTGTAGGTATTAGCTTATTAACAATAGGTTTAATATTAGGGCAGCTTTTGGGGTTTTACAGGCAAAGTTTTAATAGGTCATCACGGGAGTAGTTTTAGGATTATTTCCAGGTGCTTTACTAGCTAGTTTTACAATGATTCAACTAGCTAAAAATTTCTCACAACAGAGAAAAATTAAACTCGTACCTTTTTAGCACAGCAATTAGAATATTTAATAAAACCTAGTAATAGCTAAATATTCTAAATAAATCATTTAGAAAGATAACAATATTTTATGATTATAGATTTACATATTCACACTATTTATTCGCAAGACTCTTTAATTGCTCCTGAAGATTTAATTGAACAAGCTATTTCTGTTGGATTAGACGCAGTTTGTGTAATGGAACACAATTCATTTCAAGCATCAGAAACCGCGGAAGAGTTTGCTCTAGGGACAGGACTAAAAGTCTTTCGAGAGTGGAAGTTACAACAGATTTAGGGATCTGTTAGTTTATGGAGTTAATCAAGCACAATGGCAAGAATTTGAAAATAAAACTAACCTACCAGCACAAAAAATTATTGATTATGTTCGTAGTTGTGGAGGTGTTTGTATTCCTGCACATCCTTTTCGCTTTAAAGCTGCTAGTATTGGGGACAGATTAGAAACTTTAATAGGTATTTTTGCTATGGAAGGTTATAATGCAAAGTCAGATATTGAAGAAAACCGCATGGCATGGGAAAAGGCAGAAAAACTTAATCTAAAACTTACTGGTGGAAGTGATGCACATCTTAGTAGGCCAAATAGGAAAATGTGTAACAGAATTTCCATCTAATATTGAAAATATGTCAGAACTTGTTGAAGCCTTGAAAAGCGGTAATTTTCAAGCTAAATATTTATTTTAATTCTAGCCTTAAATAGCTTGCTGCCAACTTAAAGGGTTTTGTACAATTAACCCTTTCTTACTTTATTAGATTCTTTCAAATTAAGGATATATACTATGCCATTTTGTCCTAAATGCCTTTCTGAGTATAAGCGAGAAATTACACATTGTAATGAATGTGACCTAGATTTAGTTGAAGAATTGACAGATGAAAACAGAATCCATGATATTAGTGATGCACCAATGGTAGAATTACGTAAATTTTCAACTGCTACCGAAGCACAAATGATACGAGGACTTTTAGAGCAGAATGATATTCGAGCCTTAATACAAGGTGAAACTAGTAGCAGTGGTTTATTTCCAGCCGCTACATCAGTAGTTTTATTAGTAGATGGAAGGGATTTCTCTAAAGCAAAAGAATTAGCAGAAGCCTACCTTATAGCAGAAATAGTTATGGATGAAAAAGATATTGGTCAGCCTGAAGAAACGGAAAAAGACGAAATTGCTAGACAATCTGTAGAGGTCTTAAAACAAACTACTGCTATGGTAGTTTTAATTACTGTAGATAAAAAAGAACTAGCTGACAAAATAGCAGAAAGCCTAGTAGTAGAAAACCTTGCAGCCTGTGTCAATATTGTTAATCAAATAGAATCGATTTATCGTTTTGAAGGAAAGCTTTCTCTTGAACCATCATTGCTTTTAATTGCTAAAACTGACTTAGCTTTTTCTCAACGATTAGAAGAAAAAGTAAAAGAGTTACATACTTATGACACTCCAGAAATTATAGCTTTGCCCATTAATCGCGGTTCAGAAAAGTATTTGGATTGGCTTAGAGAGTCCTTAAATTTATAAATCTATATTTAGTACACTGTAAACTAAATATTCAGATATTTTAATCTTAAGCCCCAACGGAGGTGACAGATATGTAGCGTAGGGCGCAAGCCCTACGTATGATTAGCACTTAAAAGACTATGTCGCCACTTTGGGGCTTAAGAGTTAAGAATACAAAATTGCTATATTACTTAGTTTACAGAGTATTTAGTATGTTCTTATGGTAAAAATCTAGTGTTCCTTTAGCTTAATAAATAAAATGTTTGGAAGTAAGTCTAATCCTTTTGCAGATAACAAATCTTCTGTAGATATTGAAGGTGTAATTCTGGATTCAGAGTTACTTCTAAAATATCGTTTTGTTGAAAGAGCTAATAGCACGTTAGAAAAAAGCTATTGAATCTTGCCCTAAGAATATTTCTTTACGAGAAAAATTATTAGAAATTTATGTTGATTATAATTTACCAGATAAAGGGGCTGAACAAGCCCTAGCTTTATCAAAGATTTATGCTGAATCAGGAGATATAGATCGTGCAAATGAAAATATAATGCAAGCAAAAGGTCTTAATCCTGCTTTATCAATAAATTTAATTACCCCAAATGCAGAGGCACCTAGAAGAGCAATAACCCAACCCTTACAACCAATACCACCAATGCAACATATACCTAGGCCAGCCGCTAGACCAATGCCCCGCCCAATACCTAGACCAATACCTAGGCCATTACCCCGCCCACAAGCTACTTATCCATCCGTCCAACGTGAAAAAGCTGTAAAAGTATTAACAGGAGATCTATCAACAATTACTATTTTTGATGTAATTCAAATGGTAGAAAATAGCCGTATTACTGGGATACTTACTATTAATGCTACTACTGTACAAGGAAAAATTTACTTTAACTATGGACAAATTGCAGATGCTCAAATGGGGGAATTACGTAGTAATGCAGCTTTTCGATGTTTTGTTGAACTAGAAGAAGGCCGTTTTGAAATGGAAAAATCTCCTGTAGAATTTAAGCAAAACATTACTGCTCCTAATAATACTAATTTGATTTTGGATATTTTAAGAGAAGTTGATGAGTCAAAACGCGACCAAATGATGGGATAGATAAAGTAGGTTAGTGTATTTTAGGAAGACATTCTATTGCTTGTTTTTAAGAACAAAGCTTAAATTATCTTTTTACTAGTAAGTTTAATAAAATCTGTAAATAATTGGATGGTTTATGCACCGAGATAGATTTACAATTCGCGCTCAAGAAGCTATAGATTCAGCTACTAAGCTGGCAGAACGTCAACAAAATCAACAAATTGAGCCAGAACACTTGCTTATAACTATGCTTGAATCAAATGAGGGAGTAATTAGACCTATTTTAGAAAAAATAGGAATACGTCCTCCAATGATTTTGGCAGAGCTAGAAGAAGCAATAAAAAGCTTACCTAAAGTTACTGGGACAAGTCAGGAAAGATTTTTTCCTCCCGCCTTTATTCAACTTTTACTGCTGCACAAAAAAGAAGCCGACAAACTCCAAGATGCTTATATCAGCACTGAACATTTGCTGCTTGCTATAGCAGAAGAAAAAAATGGTGCTTCTGGCAAAATACTTCGCCAACACGGGGTTGTTAATAAAGACTTGTTAAAAGTCTTAGAACAGTTTCGATGTGGTGAGAAAATTACAGATCAAGACCCTGAATCACGTTATCAATCTTTAAGTCGCTATGGTCGGGATCTAACCGAACTAGCTCGAATAGGTAAATTAGACCCTGTAATTGGACGAGATGATGAAATCCGTCGGGTTGTTCAAGTTTTGTCCAGGCGTACTAAAAATAACCCTGTATTGATTGGAGAACCTGGAGTTGGTAAAACTGCTATTGTTGAAGGACTAGCACAAAGAATTATTTCTGGTGATGTAGCAGAATCTTTACGTAATAAACGCTTGGTAGTATTAGATTTAGGTGCGATGTTAGCAGGTGCAAAATATCGCGGTGAATTTGAAGACCGCCTTAAGGCAGTTTTAAAAGAAGTTACTCGACCCGATAGCAACATAATTATGTTTATTGATGAACTACATACCCTAGTAGGTGCTGGCGCGGCAGAAGGGGCAATAGATGCTTCAAATATGCTAAAACCTGCCCTAGCACGTGGTGAACTTCGTTGCATAGGGGCAACAACCTTAAATGAATATAAAAAATACATTGAAAAAGACGCAGCACTTGAGAGACGCTTCCAACAAGTCTATATTGCTGAACCAAATATAGAGGACACAATTGCTATTTTACGTGGCTTAAAAGAACGCTATGAAGTCCATCATGGAGTAAGAATTAAAGACACTGCAATTGTTTCAGCTACAATGCTTTCACAACGCTATATTGCTGATAGATTTTTGCCTGATAAAGCAATTGATTTAATTGATGAGGCTGCATCACGTCTAAGAATAGAAATTGACAGCCTACCAACAGAGATTGACGAGGTAGAACGCGAAAGAATTCAGCGAGAAATAGAGCGTCAAGCACTCCAAAGAGAAGATGATCCAGTTTCGCGTGAAAGATTAGCTAAAATTGAGCAAGAAATTTCTGAATTAAAAGAGAAAAGTGCAGGAATGAAAGCTCGTTGGCAGTCAGAAAAGGAAATTATAGAACGTATTAGTTCTAATAAAGAAGCCCTGGAAAATATGCGTATTCAAGCTGAACAATTTGAACGAGTTGGAGATTATGGAAAAGTAGCAGAAATACGCTATGGAAGTATGGTTGGACTACAAAAAACTGTTGACCAAGACCGCGCCCGGTTAGCTGAACTTCAAGAACGAGGGCGAATGCTAAAAGAAGAAGTTGATGAGGAAGATATTGCTCATGTAGTAGCAAAATGGACAGGTATTCCTGTTGCAAAAATGCTAGAAAGCGAAATTCACAAGTTAATTACTATGGAAAATCGCTTAGAAAGCCGTGTAGTTGGACAATCTGAAGCATTAGCAGCGGTTGCAAATGCTGTTCGTCGTTCTCGCTCAGGTCTTCAAGACCAGGAAAGACCTATTGGATCGTTTATTTTCTTAGGCCCAACTGGTGTAGGTAAAACAGAAACCGCCCGCGCACTAGCAGAATTTCTCTTTGATGATGAAAAAGCAATGGTTCGTATAGATATGAGCGAATATATGGAAAAACATTCTGTTGCTCGTTTAATTGGCGCACCACCTGGTTATGTTGGTTATGATGAGGGCGGAATGTTGACCGAGTCTGTACGTCGTCGTCCTTATGCAGTATTACTATTTGATGAAATTGAGAAAGCTCATCCAGATGTTTTTAATATTCTGCTGCAAATTCTGGATGATGGACGTTTAACCGATGGAAAAGGTCGAACAGTTAATTTTAAGAATAGTGTAGTTATTATGACTTCTAATATTGGAAGTCATCGAATTATGGAATGGGCAGAACATTCAGAAAACCGTATGCGTGAAGAAGTAATGGATGAAGTCAGAAGTGTTTTTAAACCAGAATTCTTAAATAGAATTGATGAAATTGTGATTTATCATAGTTTGGGACGAGAACAAATTAAACAAATTGTAGATATCCAAGTTTCATTACTGGAAAAATCCTTAAAAGAAAAACATATCAACATTAAATTAACAGATTCAGCAAAAGAATTTATTGTTCAAGAAGGCTTTAATCCAGCTTATGGCGCACGTCCCTTAAAACGAGCTATCCAAAGTTTGGTTAAAGATCCTTTGGCTATTAAGTTACTAAAAAATGAAATTTTACCTGGTCAAAGTGTTGAACTAGTAGCAGAACCTAGTATTAGGCAGCTAAAATTTATAATTAGTGATACAAAATAAGGATTTTTATGTCAGATAAGTTAGAGCATCTTAAAGACTTAATCAATTTACAAGAAAAAATGAATCGTCTTTTTAAGGAAGTAACTGTTGTTTCAGATTCTAAAGATTCTTGGGTGCCATTAGTTGATATTTATGAAGCCCAAGAAACAATAGTTATTAAAGTAGATTTGCCAGAAGTCGCACAAGAAGATATTCAAGTTAATTTAGATGGAGACAAATTAACACTTATAGGTAAAAGAAATTTACCTATAGGAGTTGAGAAAGAGCAGTTTCAATGTATGGAACGCTTTTATGGGCAATTTAACCGGCAGTTTACTTTGCCTTCTAATGTTGATCCAGAAAAGATTAATGCTGATTATAAAATGGGAGTCTTGACCATCACTTTACCAAAAATTGCTCCAAAAATTGCTAAGCAAATTAAGGTAAAGATTGGCTAAATTTTATAGATGAAAAATTTTTTAAGGAGTATTTTCATGAAACAACCAGAAACACCAGATAACTCAAACACTACAGATTGTGTTGCTAGTGAGACTACTGCAAGTGGAGATTCTTATATAGATGATGAAATTGAAAGCAATGATGAATCATCTGATGAATCATCAACAGAAAGTTATCCTATAGGTTATGTTGCTGAACTGAAAGCAAAATTAAAAGAAGCTGAAGAAAAAGCCGATATGTTGCAAGCTCGATTTAAGCAAGCCCAGCTAGACTTAAATCGAGAAGCCGACGAACTACGCAACAGATTACGCCGTAATTCGGAAGAGCGGCTAGAAACAGCTAAAAGTGATATTTATAAGCGAATGCTTGAATTTGTAGACAATTTGGAAAGAGCAATTAAATCTGCTGAAACAAATGCTGATGCAAATACTTTGCTAGAAGGTGTAAAGGCTACTCATCAGCTTTTGTTAAGAGATTTAGAAAATAATGGAGTTTCTCAAATAATAGCCGTAGGTGAAAACTTTAATCCTGAACTACATGAAGCCGTAGATATACTAGCGGTTGCACCAGATAAAGATAATCAAGTAACGGCTGTTTATAAAGCAGGTTATAAATTAGGTAATAAACTACTTCGTCCAGCAATGGTGCAAGTTGGGCGTAGTCAGTAAACTTAACAGGCAACCTAATTTAAATAAGATTAACTCTTAGGTTGGGTGGTATTGTAAAATTAGGTTGCCAAAAATTTTTACTTTATATATTTAGTGTAATTTAAACCTTTAACCAAAAAGTGGCATTGCCATTTTAGTGCAGGTGGAAAACTTATGTATGACTTTGGAGATTTTTCAGATCGTTTTAGTGAAAGCGGCCAACGTGTAATGAAACGTGCTATTGAAGAATCACGTCGCCGAGAACATAATTTTATTGCTCCAGAACATATCTTTGCCTCAATACTAGATGTAGAACGCTCTTTTTTTAATGAAATAATGCAAAGTCTTAATGTAGATCCACAGGCTGTAATCAATGAGCTTGATACTAGACTAGCAATTCCTAAACAATATGCAGGCAAACGTGTCAAACTCGCTGATTCTACTAGGGATTTACTTACTGCTGGTCTAAGACGTGCTAGGCAATCAGGCCGACACACCATTGATGCAATAGACCTTTTCCAAGCTCTTTTTGAAGATCGCACAAGTACACCAGTAACTATTTTAAGAAAATTTGGAGCAGAACCAGATTTAGTAGTAGAAAAAATAGCTACTCGTATGCGTAACCGAGAAGAAAAAGAAGACCGCCTTCGTCGTAAATATGAACTCCCTCCTTACTTAAAACATTTTGGTGTTAGCCTAAACAAATTAGCTCGTGCAGATAAACTTCCTCCTGTTGTTGGACGAGAAAAAGAAATTAGACAAATTATTGAAGTCCTTTGTCATAAGGATCGTGCTAATTCTCCAATGCTAATTGGTGAAGCTGGAGTTGGTAAAACTGCTGTTATAGAAGGCTTAGCACAACTAATAGAATTAGAACCAGAAAAAGTTCCTGCCCGTCTTCGTAATGCGCATGTTGTTAATTTACAAATGTCAGGAATTGTTGCTGGCACAATGCTTAGGGGAATGTTTGAAGAAAGAATACAGGGTATTATTAACGAAGTAAAAGAAAGAGAAAACCTAATTTTATTTATTGATGAAGCACACACAATTATTGGTGCTGGTTCAGCTTTAGGGGCTAGTTCTGATGCTGCCAATATGTTTAAGTCTGCGCTAGCACGCGGGGAACTGCGAATTATTGGTGCTACCACTTTAACAGAATATAAAGAATATATTGCTGAAGACGAAGCCTTAGCACGACGATTTCGGACAATAAGAATTGATGAACCAACACAAACAGACACAAGAAGGGAAGCAATAGAAACTGTTATGGAAATGGCCCTCGTTATATGCGCAACCTACATTTACCAGATAAAGTTATAGGCTGGCTAGATACAGCATCGGTAAAAGTAGAAATTGATAGTCCAGATGCGCCAATTGTTACAGCTTCACATGTTATAGATGTTATCTCACAAGAAGCCACCATCCCTCGAGATATGATTTTCCGTGATACCTGTGATCGTTTTAAGCAAATGGAAGACATTCTAGCTAACCGTGTTGTTGGACAACAGGAAGCTGTTAAAGCTGTAGCGCAACGCTTAAGGCTAAACAAAGGGCCACTTAAAGAAAATTTTTATAAACCGGATGGAGTTTTGCTTTTTTTAGGGCCTACAGGGGTAGGAAAAACAGAACTAGCCAAAGCTGTAGCAGAATTTATGTTTGGTGATGAAAGCAAAATGGTGCGAATTGATATGTCAGAGTATCAAGATGGAACCATTGCTATTGAAAAATTAATTGGTATGCCACGGGGCATTGTTGGTTCTGAACGTGGTGGAATCTTAACTGAAAAATTACGTGATAATCCTTATACTGTATTGCTATTAGATGAAGTAGAAAAAGCTTCTCCTTATTTGCTAAATCTTTTCTTGCAAGCTTATGATGAAGGCTGGTTAACTGACGGACGTGGAAAAAAGGTCTATCTATCTGATGCTATTGTGATTATGACTTCTAATTTAGGTAGTGATAGCTTTAAAAAATATGATAAGCCTTTAGGTTTTGGCACTAAAACTACAACAGAAGTCACACAAATTAAGCGAGAAGTTGTAAAGGCAGCAGAAGATAGATTTTCTCCAGAATTTCGCAATCGTATTGATGAAATTGTTGTGTTTTCTCCTCTAACACGAGATGAGGTTAAAGAAATTGCCAAAATTTATCTAGCAAAAATTATTAGACAAATGGAAAAACAAGGTAAATCTCTTACTGTGCTAGATTCAGCACTAGATATTTTAGTAGAAAAGGCTTTAGTCATACCTATGGTGCAAGATTTCTAAAACGTACTATTGATGAAAAAGTAAAATTACCTATTACAGGTTTATGGAAATTGGCAGATCGCTTTCAAGTTGAAGCAGATAAAGAAGATGTAAAAGTAGTTGGATGGCATCCTAATGGCACAAGAATAGAAAGATAAGCCTAGTTTTCACAAACAAATCATTAAGTTTTTCTTTAAGCGTAACTCTAAGAAAGTTACGCTTTTTAATTTTTAGGAGAAAAATAAGGAAAATAATATTGTTGTTTTGGTTATATTTTGCTACACTAAAAAAGTTAAATGATTTTAAGAAGTGTTTTGACAAAAAAGGTAAAGTTCTTTATATTCGCCAAACAACTTAATGAAGTAATTCCACAAAATCCTATCTATATTTAAGGAGTAACGATGGCACAAAAAAATACTAATGACAACAAAAGTCAAATCTTAAAAGCCTTCCAACAATTGTTAGACAACAGAAAAAATGCTAGCCAATTAATTGCAACAAAAGAAGAAACAGCAGAACGACAAAAGGATAAAGAAGTAGTTGATAAAGCATCAAATTACACTGTAGAAAGTATTGTAAAAGGATTAGCAGATTCACAATTAGATTTTGGTAATACAATAGATTCAGTAACAGAAAAACTCACAAAAGAATTAACCAAACTCACAGAATTACAACATGCCATTTTAGTTACAACCCATCAAGTTGAAGAATTGCAAAATATTCGTGTTGCTGCTGATGCTTTAGATATTCTCCAACAAGAAAACCAAGAAAAATTAAAAGATTTTGAAGAAGAATCTACAAAAACCTATAAATTACTAGAAACAGAAACTAATGAAAAACATTTAGCTTGGGAAAAAGAGCAACAAGAATATGAACGTCTTTTAGCAGAAAAACAAGCAACGCTAGAAAAAGACCGTAAGCGTGAAGAAGAAGATTATAAATATGAAGTAGAAAGACAACGTAAAGTTGAAGCTAACCAATATGAAGAACGTAAACGTAAATTAGAAAGAGATTTAGCAGAAAAAGGTAAAGAGAAAGATAAAGTTTGGCAAGAACGAGAAAAAGTATTAGCAGAAAACCAACCAAAGTTTGAAGAATATAAGGCTAAAGTTGCAACTATGCCAGATGAACTAGAAAAAGCTGTGAAAAAAGCTAGAGAAGAAGCAATAAAAGAAACTTATGAAGCTGAACAAGTTAAAGCAAACCTCCTAGAAAAAGAAGTTGCTGCAAGCTCAGAAGTTTATGATCTAAAGATTAAATCTTTAGAAAAGACTATTGAACAACAAGTAAGCCAACTTACCCAACTTACAGAACAACTCCAAGCAGGTATGAAACAAGCTCAAGAACTTGCTATGAAAGCTGTTCAAGGTACTAGTAAATCCAATAACGTAAATAAATCTTAGTTTTAGCTAAGAAATTCTTGTAAGTAAATTAAACTTCTAACTTTCTTAAGGAGCAAAATAAATGACTAAACAATTTTCTGCTAAAAGCACAAAAAACGAGATCCTAGACGCTTACAATGAGTTGGCAGGAGAACATGCCGATTTAGCTAAAGAAACAAATAAGTTAAAAAAGGAACTAGATACTTTACGTAAAGAAAATAAATCATTAGCAGTAAATAATGATGCTAAATCTGATAATGATAGGGGGACGGCTAAAAAAGTGGTTATAGAAGAAACTACACAAAATCTTACTTATACTGTAGCAAGTATTATTGATGAACTAAAACAACTTAGACCTGGATTTGGTAAAGCTGTCAGTGAGCTTTCTGATAAGCTAACTTCTGAAGCTACAACACTTGAACAACTTCGTAAAACTGCTACTACAGAGATTGAAAGACTAAAAACTTTATACAATATTGAAGTCTCTGAAGCGACTTTAGAAGCTTTGATCAAAGAATATGAAGAAAAATCAAAAGCTTTTCAAGAAGAATTAAAAACAAAACAAACCAATTTCCAACAAGATATTTTGGAAAAACGCAAAGCCTGGCAAAAAGAACAAGATGAACATTCTCTAAAAGTTAAAGAACGAGATTCTAATAACAAAAAGACTCAAGATCGTGAACAAACCGAATATACTTATAATTTAACTCAGGCTAGAAACTTAGACAAAGATGCTTATGAGCAACAGAAAAAACAGTTAGAAAAAGAATTACAAAATCTTAAAGAAATTCAAGAAAAAGATTGGGCAAAACGTGAAGAAACTTTAGCTGAACAAGAAAAACAATTTACAGAAGCTAAGACTAAAGTAGAAGAATTTCCTAAAGAACTTGAAGCCGCCATCAAAAAAGCTAAGCAAGAAGGTAGTGGAATTGCTTATCACCAAGCTAAAATCAAAGCTGATCTTGCTGCTAAAGATATTGAAGGTAAAAAGCGAGTATATGACCTTAGAGTACAATCTTTAGAGGAAACTATAGCTAAACAATCCACACAAATTACTAGTCTTTCTACACAACTAGCAGCAGTCCTAAAACAAGGTCAAGAGCTAGCAATTAAGGCAATTGAAGGAGCAGCAAGCGAAACTTCATTCCAAGCTGTTAGAGAGATTGCAATAGAACAAGCTAAAACACAACAGAAAAATAAGTAAAATACTTAATTTTTAATAATCAGTGTTAGGATTAAGTTAATAGACTATTAAAATACTACTTAGCAATTTCTTAAATTATTTGCTTTAATAATTTTAAGATAAATTGCTAAGTAGTTTTGCCTTAAAAAGGGTTTGTACTTAAAAAAATATTTTTGTGGATATCCACAATAGAATAAGCTGTATTTCCCGCTAACTTTCTAATTAATTAATCCTATAGACTTGGCTAGCATTTTTTACTAACAAAGAGGTAAAATAAAGCTCTTAAAATCCGTAATAAAAAGCTTTATTAGCCCATTTATAAAAGTCTTACTTGAGCAATTAGGAGTTTTCCCTGTGAGTAAACAAAACCTTTTCCTTACTCTTGGATTGTTTCTATTTCTAGCATTTTTTCCAAATAAAATTTATGGTCAAGCTGGTGTATTAATCCCTAGTGATTTAACAGGAAATGCCCAAATTACTAACCCTAGTGCAAAGGAATTTTCTGCCCAAACAGCACT includes:
- a CDS encoding ATP-dependent Clp protease ATP-binding subunit — translated: MRNLHLPDKVIGWLDTASVKVEIDSPDAPIVTASHVIDVISQEATIPRDMIFRDTCDRFKQMEDILANRVVGQQEAVKAVAQRLRLNKGPLKENFYKPDGVLLFLGPTGVGKTELAKAVAEFMFGDESKMVRIDMSEYQDGTIAIEKLIGMPRGIVGSERGGILTEKLRDNPYTVLLLDEVEKASPYLLNLFLQAYDEGWLTDGRGKKVYLSDAIVIMTSNLGSDSFKKYDKPLGFGTKTTTEVTQIKREVVKAAEDRFSPEFRNRIDEIVVFSPLTRDEVKEIAKIYLAKIIRQMEKQGKSLTVLDSALDILVEKALVIPMVQDF